The following proteins come from a genomic window of Chitinispirillales bacterium:
- a CDS encoding DUF1573 domain-containing protein yields MKMKIVLSSLFVAAVLYAQPRLFVEQKTFDFGTIPDGNKVLSHTFSIVNNGNEPLKITSVRPSCGCTVAKFDSVIAPGTAGNILAEFNTDGFTGHQEKILTVYSNDPDSSRIQLRIKTFIKAALDISQRWMNLFSDNGKINGSVSLLASQPDLIIKKAQYILSNNQENISPIVVKTTVKNKGKPDKEGITTYEFDFEFIRNVSKYENGKIVFETNVKQKPSIELNVAIEPKKDVPY; encoded by the coding sequence ATGAAAATGAAAATTGTTTTGTCATCGCTGTTTGTCGCGGCTGTTTTATACGCGCAACCAAGACTTTTCGTAGAGCAAAAAACATTTGATTTTGGAACGATCCCAGACGGCAACAAGGTGTTGTCACATACGTTTTCTATAGTAAACAATGGGAATGAGCCGCTTAAAATAACATCCGTGCGTCCGAGTTGCGGATGTACGGTTGCAAAATTTGATTCCGTAATAGCGCCCGGTACCGCTGGAAATATATTGGCGGAATTTAATACCGATGGTTTTACCGGACATCAGGAAAAAATTCTAACTGTTTATTCAAACGATCCGGATTCATCGCGAATTCAACTTAGAATCAAGACGTTCATAAAGGCTGCGCTCGACATTTCGCAGAGATGGATGAATTTATTTTCAGATAATGGAAAAATTAACGGTTCCGTATCCCTTTTGGCTTCGCAACCGGATTTGATAATTAAAAAAGCGCAATATATTTTGAGCAACAATCAGGAAAACATTTCGCCGATTGTTGTAAAGACGACCGTTAAAAACAAGGGCAAACCCGACAAAGAGGGCATTACGACTTACGAATTTGATTTTGAATTCATAAGAAACGTCAGCAAATACGAAAACGGAAAAATTGTCTTTGAGACTAACGTGAAACAGAAACCGTCCATTGAGTTAAACGTTGCCATTGAACCGAAAAAAGATGTCCCGTATTG